The following proteins are encoded in a genomic region of Paenibacillus sp. FSL R7-0273:
- a CDS encoding MDR family MFS transporter produces the protein MHTKESNMKLVVVGLLLGILMSAMDNTIVASAMGTIVSELGGLDKIVWVTSAYMVMVMAGTPIFGKLSDMYGRKRFFIFGLIVFLAGSALCGTAASITQLSIYRAIQGIGGGALMPIAFTIVFDIYPPEKRGKLTGLFGAVFGISSVIGPLLGAYITDYLSWQWVFYINLPIGIIAFVLIAMYYKESVSHAKQRIDWGGAFTLVGSIICLMFALELGGNQYTWDSATILGLFAGFAVLLVIFIFIERSAAEPVISFAMFGKRLFATSSLIGLFYGSTFIVATVYIPIFVQGVNGGSATNSGLILMPMMIGTVLGSQTGGLLTTRTSFRNIMLLSAVCFLAGVFCLSTLSPETSRLMLNGFMLLTGFGVGFSFSVLSMSSIHHFDIRQRGSATSTSTFMRSLGMTLGITIFGIIQRNSFTDGLSSAFGNSEQAAAFGNPQAALTPEARANIPADVLGKITGALSDSISHTFMWALIPAALGVVFVILMPKDRLTLKPKTAQPSGGRG, from the coding sequence ATGCATACAAAAGAAAGCAATATGAAGCTCGTGGTTGTCGGCCTGCTGCTTGGTATTCTGATGTCCGCAATGGATAATACCATTGTAGCTTCAGCTATGGGCACCATCGTATCCGAGCTTGGCGGGCTCGACAAAATTGTGTGGGTTACCTCCGCATATATGGTTATGGTCATGGCCGGAACGCCGATCTTCGGCAAGCTGTCCGACATGTACGGCCGCAAACGGTTCTTTATCTTCGGCCTTATCGTCTTTTTGGCAGGCTCTGCCCTGTGCGGAACAGCGGCCAGCATCACACAGCTCAGCATCTACCGGGCTATTCAGGGGATTGGCGGCGGTGCGCTGATGCCGATAGCCTTCACCATCGTGTTTGATATTTATCCGCCTGAGAAAAGAGGCAAGCTGACCGGCCTCTTCGGTGCCGTCTTCGGCATCTCCAGCGTTATCGGGCCGCTTCTGGGCGCGTACATTACCGATTATCTGAGCTGGCAGTGGGTCTTCTACATTAACCTGCCGATCGGCATTATCGCCTTTGTACTGATTGCGATGTACTATAAGGAATCCGTTTCTCATGCCAAGCAGCGGATTGACTGGGGCGGCGCCTTTACACTGGTCGGCTCTATCATCTGCCTGATGTTTGCACTCGAGCTTGGCGGCAACCAGTACACCTGGGATTCAGCTACCATTCTCGGCCTGTTTGCCGGCTTCGCCGTGCTGCTGGTTATCTTCATCTTTATTGAACGTTCAGCGGCTGAGCCCGTGATTTCGTTCGCGATGTTCGGCAAGCGCCTGTTCGCGACCAGCAGCCTGATCGGGCTGTTCTACGGTTCTACTTTTATCGTAGCTACTGTCTACATTCCAATCTTCGTGCAGGGGGTTAACGGCGGCTCCGCAACCAACTCGGGTCTGATTCTGATGCCGATGATGATCGGCACCGTGCTCGGGAGCCAGACCGGCGGGCTGCTCACTACCCGGACCAGCTTCCGCAACATTATGCTGCTGTCAGCAGTCTGCTTTCTGGCTGGCGTGTTCTGCCTGAGCACATTGTCACCGGAAACCTCGCGTCTGATGCTGAATGGCTTCATGCTGCTGACCGGGTTCGGTGTCGGCTTCTCCTTCTCCGTGCTCAGCATGTCTTCGATCCATCATTTTGACATCCGCCAGCGCGGCTCTGCGACTTCCACCAGCACCTTCATGCGCTCGCTCGGCATGACGCTCGGGATCACAATCTTCGGGATTATCCAGCGCAACAGCTTCACGGACGGCCTGAGCAGCGCTTTTGGCAACAGTGAACAGGCCGCTGCCTTCGGCAATCCGCAGGCGGCATTGACCCCAGAGGCCCGGGCCAATATTCCTGCTGATGTCCTGGGCAAGATTACCGGGGCCCTGTCCGATTCTATCTCCCACACCTTTATGTGGGCGCTGATTCCTGCGGCACTTGGAGT